From one Lysinibacillus sp. G4S2 genomic stretch:
- a CDS encoding alpha-amylase family glycosyl hydrolase: MKFKKWISATAASLLLATSLVSAVPVAHADEVSTRTIAEESIYDLLVDRFFNASGTNDFDTNTQDPTKFAGGDFEGLKDKLKFIGEMGFTIVSIGPVFATEKYDGSMPTSYSTIERHFGTSKEFKSVVKAYKEKNMSIMVDFPLNNVSPNHEWAKDPAKKDWIASTKNGQVQWDLKNKDVQDALIKSATDFVSTYDIGGVRLTNIADADTEFINAMIAALKDTKKSLYVISNEESNADFDASFSPATADIYRNIFKNVDMDSSKLMEPFTGEKPTQIMIDSLETHRFTFDSATENMFPPTRIKMAMGALFMMPGIPVVQYGTEIAMNGETKPDTHQSFNFKTDEELIDYIKNVQSLRNQSATLRKGDFEVLKNEDGLLVFTRTSDEEKWVIMVNNTSKTQRFDLTPAQVGEGKMLNGILNEEKVRINEKDVYPVILNREMVEVYQVKKDDGFNIPYMVALGLVWVIFIGFVVVIMKRGKVRRQEQDAQ; this comes from the coding sequence GTGAAATTCAAGAAGTGGATAAGTGCGACAGCTGCATCGCTTTTACTAGCAACTTCTTTAGTGAGTGCTGTACCAGTTGCACATGCTGATGAAGTGTCAACAAGAACTATTGCAGAAGAAAGCATCTATGATTTACTCGTTGACCGTTTCTTTAATGCTTCGGGCACTAACGATTTTGATACAAATACGCAAGACCCTACGAAATTTGCAGGAGGCGATTTTGAAGGTCTAAAAGATAAACTGAAATTTATCGGAGAGATGGGCTTTACAATCGTTTCCATTGGACCGGTTTTTGCCACTGAGAAATATGATGGTTCGATGCCAACGAGCTACTCTACAATCGAGCGTCATTTTGGGACAAGTAAGGAGTTTAAAAGTGTTGTTAAGGCATATAAAGAAAAAAATATGTCGATCATGGTGGATTTTCCACTTAACAATGTAAGTCCGAATCATGAGTGGGCAAAGGATCCAGCGAAAAAGGACTGGATTGCATCAACAAAAAATGGACAAGTACAGTGGGACTTGAAAAACAAAGATGTACAAGATGCGCTTATTAAATCAGCAACAGACTTTGTCTCTACATATGATATTGGTGGGGTTCGTTTAACAAATATTGCGGATGCCGATACAGAGTTTATTAATGCAATGATTGCTGCATTAAAGGATACGAAAAAGTCACTCTATGTCATTTCTAATGAAGAAAGTAATGCCGATTTTGATGCAAGTTTCTCACCAGCAACAGCTGATATTTACCGTAATATATTTAAAAATGTTGATATGGATTCTTCTAAGTTGATGGAGCCTTTTACAGGTGAGAAACCAACTCAGATTATGATTGATTCGCTAGAAACGCATCGTTTTACATTTGATTCTGCAACTGAAAATATGTTCCCGCCAACACGTATAAAAATGGCGATGGGTGCATTATTTATGATGCCAGGAATTCCAGTTGTACAATATGGTACAGAAATTGCGATGAACGGTGAAACAAAGCCGGATACGCATCAAAGCTTTAACTTTAAAACAGATGAAGAATTAATCGACTATATTAAAAATGTCCAATCTTTACGTAATCAATCTGCTACATTACGCAAAGGTGATTTTGAAGTTCTCAAAAATGAAGACGGCCTACTTGTATTTACACGTACATCCGATGAAGAGAAATGGGTCATCATGGTTAACAATACTAGTAAAACACAACGCTTTGATTTAACACCAGCTCAGGTTGGTGAAGGAAAAATGCTAAATGGTATTTTAAATGAAGAAAAAGTTCGTATTAATGAAAAAGACGTTTATCCAGTTATTTTAAATCGCGAAATGGTAGAGGTTTATCAAGTTAAGAAAGATGATGGTTTCAATATTCCGTATATGGTCGCTCTAGGATTAGTATGGGTAATATTCATAGGATTTGTAGTTGTTATTATGAAACGAGGTAAAGTACGACGTCAGGAGCAAGATGCTCAATAA
- a CDS encoding metal-sulfur cluster assembly factor: MDQDMKDSMFGALENVIDPELGIDIVNLGLVYDVDLDEEGVATVTMTLTSMGCPMGPVIVDQVNTALGELPEVKSTNVNIVWNPPWSKDRMSRYAKMALGVR; this comes from the coding sequence ATGGATCAAGATATGAAAGACAGCATGTTCGGTGCATTAGAAAATGTAATTGACCCTGAGCTTGGTATTGATATCGTCAACTTAGGTTTAGTATATGATGTAGATTTAGATGAAGAAGGTGTAGCAACGGTTACAATGACGCTAACATCTATGGGCTGCCCAATGGGACCTGTTATTGTTGATCAAGTGAATACAGCATTAGGTGAGCTTCCGGAGGTAAAAAGTACAAATGTTAATATTGTATGGAATCCACCGTGGTCAAAAGATAGAATGTCTCGCTACGCAAAAATGGCATTAGGTGTACGATAA
- a CDS encoding DUF418 domain-containing protein has protein sequence MELKPTMLQERIATLDILRGISLLGILLVNMYAFYLPMPYIDLASWFTRPSDIVWQQNLDIYVQSSFYPLFAMLFGYGLAMQWQKAQSREQNFYTIGLRRLSVLFVFGFLHAVLIWWGDILMTYAFCGIFLLLLLRLHPIWLLSIGIMINSVWQAFMLFIVGLVNFNTPVDEYLDITSVEQAITAYGTGSWLDAFMQRLTDLSVQAGIGMWFAALFTVLPYMLIGAAASKWRLVERAKEFKWLWLSLAIAGLAIGIFIKSLPIMFTRTYFLDYLKVYIGGPILSVGYIGVIVLLCLLPVVPKLLSPFAKMGRMSLTMYILQSIIGTCLFYQFGFGWYGKVSVATGVLIAVSIIVVQMIVAEIWLAKWKQGPLEALWRKLTYKTNTKAG, from the coding sequence GTGGAGTTAAAACCGACAATGTTGCAGGAACGCATTGCAACATTAGATATTTTACGTGGTATTAGCTTACTAGGTATTTTACTCGTTAATATGTATGCTTTTTATTTGCCAATGCCATATATTGATTTGGCATCATGGTTTACAAGACCGTCAGATATAGTGTGGCAGCAAAATTTAGATATTTATGTACAAAGTAGCTTTTATCCACTGTTTGCTATGTTATTTGGCTATGGACTTGCTATGCAATGGCAGAAAGCGCAAAGCCGTGAACAAAATTTTTATACGATAGGATTGCGAAGACTTTCTGTATTATTTGTATTTGGTTTTTTACATGCTGTGCTTATATGGTGGGGCGACATTTTGATGACGTATGCATTTTGTGGCATTTTTTTATTGCTATTACTACGTCTACATCCTATTTGGTTATTGTCAATCGGTATTATGATTAACAGTGTTTGGCAAGCTTTTATGTTATTTATTGTAGGACTTGTTAATTTTAATACACCGGTTGATGAGTATTTAGATATTACTTCAGTAGAGCAAGCGATAACTGCTTATGGAACGGGGAGTTGGCTAGATGCTTTTATGCAACGGTTAACCGATTTATCTGTTCAAGCGGGGATAGGCATGTGGTTTGCGGCATTATTTACAGTTTTGCCATATATGTTAATTGGTGCTGCAGCTTCTAAATGGCGTTTAGTGGAGCGAGCGAAGGAGTTCAAATGGTTATGGCTATCGTTAGCAATAGCTGGACTGGCAATTGGTATTTTTATCAAGAGCTTACCTATCATGTTTACTCGTACGTATTTCTTAGATTACTTGAAAGTATACATAGGTGGTCCAATTTTATCAGTTGGTTATATTGGGGTTATTGTATTGCTTTGCTTACTGCCAGTTGTACCAAAGTTACTCAGTCCTTTTGCAAAAATGGGGCGCATGTCGTTAACGATGTACATACTTCAATCGATCATTGGAACATGTTTATTTTATCAATTTGGATTTGGCTGGTATGGAAAAGTGAGTGTTGCAACAGGTGTGTTAATTGCGGTGAGTATTATTGTTGTACAAATGATTGTGGCGGAAATTTGGCTAGCGAAATGGAAACAGGGCCCGTTAGAGGCGTTGTGGAGAAAATTAACATATAAGACGAACACGAAAGCAGGTTAA
- a CDS encoding Cof-type HAD-IIB family hydrolase, producing the protein MKPHLIVLDLDGTLLTDQQQISTKTKNTLLQAKEQGHQVMIATGRPYRASDIYYKELDLKTPIVNFNGAYVHHPKNASWHHMHTPIDLSVVHDVVDSINSYEYENIIAEVKDDIYVHTEDERILNIFNMGNPKITHGDLYTHLLDNPTSLLIQANDMNSMVIRDHLHAVHAEVIEHRRWGAPFHIIEIVRRGLNKAVGIAHVAKDLGIPRERIIAFGDEDNDLEMIEYAGLGVAMGNGIPTLKNIANEITTTNNDDGIAKILIERLKLT; encoded by the coding sequence ATGAAACCACATTTAATCGTTTTAGACTTAGATGGTACGTTATTAACAGACCAACAACAAATTTCCACAAAAACTAAAAATACATTATTGCAGGCAAAGGAACAAGGTCATCAAGTGATGATTGCTACAGGCCGCCCTTATCGTGCGAGTGATATTTACTACAAGGAGCTTGACCTGAAAACACCCATTGTAAATTTCAATGGAGCATATGTGCATCACCCAAAAAATGCTTCTTGGCACCATATGCACACACCAATAGATTTAAGTGTTGTGCATGATGTCGTCGATTCCATTAATAGCTATGAGTACGAAAATATTATTGCGGAAGTTAAGGACGATATTTACGTGCATACAGAGGATGAACGGATATTAAATATTTTTAATATGGGGAATCCCAAAATTACTCATGGGGATCTATATACTCATTTACTAGACAACCCAACTAGTTTACTGATTCAAGCTAATGATATGAATTCAATGGTTATTCGTGATCATTTACATGCTGTTCATGCAGAGGTCATTGAACATCGTCGCTGGGGTGCACCATTTCATATTATTGAGATTGTTCGCCGTGGCTTAAATAAAGCAGTGGGAATCGCTCATGTAGCAAAGGATTTAGGTATCCCACGAGAGCGTATTATCGCATTCGGTGATGAAGATAATGATTTAGAAATGATTGAATATGCAGGACTTGGTGTTGCAATGGGAAATGGCATTCCTACTTTAAAAAATATTGCCAATGAAATTACCACAACCAATAATGACGATGGTATCGCTAAAATACTCATTGAACGCTTGAAATTAACATAA
- the addB gene encoding helicase-exonuclease AddAB subunit AddB produces MILRIVSGRSGTGKSTFIHHEIVEQLKSDPLGHPIFVIVPDQMSYSTEYELTNKHGLQGLIRAQVMTFKRLAWLVLQETGGIARKEVNGYGYRMLIRKLLEEQKSEFSLFRQAAGKRGFMEEIETLLREFSRYSLNSSVLAEVTTSLKAVDAPNTLQAKTNDLQVVLQALEARLGTTYVDSEGYYPILTEQLKHSETMKQATIYIDGFTAFTVRELELVKELLKVTKQVTVVLPFDHIDEVYDEQSLFHEAASTNQRLHDIANEEGIEVDAPLHFYNTHRFQSEDLHHIEARFADMVPQTKEASGDVIVLEASNRRAEIHAIAREITKLARENGYRYQDIVLLYRQAEVYDPLITTIFQQYEIPIFTNSKKTMLHHPLIELSRSALEVITSNWKYEPVFRSVKTDLFFPLHAELNVWRERADRLENYCLAQGVYGERWFEEARWFFKKYRGLEFHSRVQTDEERAMQAEIEAVRDEIRLPLKLLQDKLEIATTGRDVATALFELIERLQVYEKLQAIKERELDRGDALAASEHDQAWKEWIAVLDQFVHMFGEQEMSVEEAAKILDEGFDTLEFSRIPPTLDEVMVATVDLARLSNIKVAFVLGMNDGVYPTRMDYEGLLSDTEREWFSQIGYELAPTSKNRLLQENFLLYRALTTPSDKLYMSYPTADEEGKALLSSLYIKKIIGNDKTAGLLSGIKVERVVIDPIELLEESALSYIRHPRTALAHLMVQKRQAEHSRELAPEWLALQKFYKQDPYWALIFERVLHPITHKNEAEPLENYITQELYGQKLTSSVSRIEKYFRCPFSHFTTYGLRLEEREEYRLETFAMGDLFHEALKWITEETHRLQLSWIRLTKQQIKQLARQAVEQIVPVFSHQILLSSARYRYIQRKLIRIVERTMTALTQHSNVSHFKPIAIEASFGPGQHEQLPPLEIDLTGGKKMFMRGRIDRVDSASIDDRSYLRIVDYKSSARDLDLNEVYYGLSLQVLTYLDVAMENSSYWLSGEAEPAGVLYVHVHNPMLKLDKDLSDSEIEEDRLKQYKMKGLLSENAESILSMDEQLEESSGHSKIIPVYMKKDGTPSESQSRIVPVNDMKNLQHFVRRKHQEAGNGILAGDTSISPYKLKTKTACDYCQFTAVCQFDPSDGKQSYRQLQQAKPNDIVEKIREEMK; encoded by the coding sequence ATGATATTGCGTATTGTATCAGGACGTTCAGGAACAGGTAAATCAACGTTTATTCATCATGAGATTGTCGAGCAACTAAAATCAGATCCGTTGGGTCATCCAATTTTTGTGATTGTTCCTGACCAAATGTCTTACTCAACGGAGTATGAGCTAACGAATAAACATGGCTTGCAAGGCTTAATCCGTGCGCAGGTCATGACATTTAAACGATTGGCATGGCTAGTGTTACAGGAAACGGGTGGGATTGCTCGGAAAGAAGTAAATGGCTATGGCTATCGAATGCTTATCCGCAAGCTTTTAGAGGAACAAAAAAGTGAATTTTCGTTATTTCGACAAGCAGCTGGGAAACGAGGCTTTATGGAGGAAATTGAAACGCTATTACGAGAGTTTAGTCGTTATAGCTTAAATAGTTCAGTGTTAGCTGAAGTGACAACCTCGTTGAAGGCTGTTGATGCGCCTAATACATTGCAAGCTAAAACGAATGATTTACAAGTCGTTTTACAAGCTTTGGAGGCACGACTTGGTACGACATATGTCGACAGTGAGGGGTATTATCCGATTTTAACGGAGCAATTGAAACACTCTGAGACGATGAAGCAGGCGACAATTTATATAGATGGTTTTACAGCATTTACTGTAAGAGAATTAGAGCTTGTAAAAGAGTTGTTAAAGGTGACGAAACAGGTAACGGTTGTTCTTCCCTTTGACCATATCGACGAAGTTTATGATGAGCAGTCTTTATTCCATGAGGCTGCATCTACGAACCAACGTTTACACGATATTGCAAATGAAGAGGGCATTGAAGTTGATGCACCATTGCACTTCTACAATACGCATCGTTTTCAATCCGAGGATTTACACCATATAGAAGCGCGATTTGCAGATATGGTGCCTCAAACGAAAGAAGCTTCAGGTGATGTCATCGTACTGGAGGCATCCAATCGTCGTGCAGAGATACATGCCATTGCCCGGGAAATAACAAAGCTGGCAAGAGAGAACGGTTATCGTTATCAGGATATAGTACTTCTTTATAGACAAGCAGAAGTCTATGATCCACTGATTACAACAATTTTCCAACAATATGAAATTCCTATTTTTACAAACTCGAAAAAGACGATGCTACATCACCCTTTAATTGAACTTAGTCGATCTGCTTTAGAGGTTATCACTTCTAACTGGAAATATGAACCGGTTTTTCGTAGTGTCAAAACGGATTTATTTTTCCCGTTACATGCTGAGCTAAATGTTTGGCGAGAGCGTGCGGATCGTTTAGAAAACTACTGTTTAGCACAGGGTGTCTATGGTGAGCGTTGGTTTGAAGAAGCTAGGTGGTTTTTCAAAAAGTATCGTGGTCTTGAATTCCATTCACGCGTGCAAACGGATGAAGAACGTGCTATGCAGGCAGAAATCGAGGCCGTTCGCGATGAAATTCGTTTGCCGCTAAAATTGTTACAGGACAAGCTAGAAATAGCGACAACAGGCAGAGATGTAGCGACAGCTTTATTTGAGTTGATTGAAAGATTACAAGTTTATGAAAAGCTTCAAGCGATAAAAGAACGTGAGCTTGATCGAGGTGATGCATTAGCTGCGAGTGAGCATGATCAGGCATGGAAAGAATGGATTGCCGTGCTCGATCAGTTTGTACACATGTTTGGTGAACAGGAGATGTCTGTAGAAGAAGCGGCTAAAATTTTAGATGAGGGCTTTGATACATTAGAATTTTCTCGTATTCCACCTACATTAGATGAGGTCATGGTAGCGACGGTTGATTTAGCTCGTTTATCGAATATAAAAGTCGCTTTCGTCTTAGGGATGAATGACGGAGTTTATCCAACTCGTATGGATTATGAGGGTTTGCTGTCAGATACAGAACGTGAATGGTTTAGTCAAATTGGTTATGAGCTTGCGCCGACATCTAAAAATCGTTTATTGCAGGAAAATTTCTTACTATACCGTGCTTTAACGACTCCATCTGATAAATTATATATGTCCTATCCAACGGCAGATGAAGAGGGCAAGGCGCTATTGTCTTCACTCTATATTAAGAAAATTATCGGCAATGATAAAACGGCTGGGCTTTTGAGTGGGATTAAGGTTGAGCGAGTTGTGATTGATCCAATTGAATTACTTGAAGAAAGTGCTTTATCGTATATACGTCATCCACGTACAGCCTTAGCACATTTAATGGTACAAAAACGCCAAGCTGAGCACAGCCGTGAGCTTGCGCCAGAGTGGCTTGCGTTACAAAAATTTTATAAGCAGGACCCTTATTGGGCACTTATTTTTGAACGAGTGCTACATCCAATTACTCATAAAAATGAGGCAGAGCCATTAGAAAACTACATTACACAGGAATTATATGGTCAAAAGCTAACATCTAGTGTGTCTCGTATTGAGAAATATTTCCGTTGTCCATTTTCGCATTTTACAACGTATGGTCTTCGTCTAGAAGAGCGGGAAGAGTACAGACTAGAAACATTTGCAATGGGCGATTTATTCCATGAGGCATTGAAATGGATTACGGAAGAGACACACCGTCTACAGCTATCGTGGATACGTTTAACGAAGCAGCAAATTAAACAATTAGCAAGACAAGCCGTTGAGCAAATTGTTCCGGTATTTTCGCATCAAATCTTACTGTCAAGCGCACGTTATCGCTACATTCAGCGCAAGCTTATTCGTATTGTCGAGCGAACAATGACGGCACTAACACAGCATTCGAATGTTTCTCACTTTAAGCCGATTGCTATTGAAGCATCGTTTGGACCAGGGCAACATGAACAGCTACCGCCGCTAGAAATTGATTTAACAGGTGGTAAGAAAATGTTTATGCGTGGTCGTATTGATAGGGTGGATAGTGCGTCTATTGATGATCGCTCCTATTTACGGATCGTCGATTATAAATCATCAGCTCGTGATTTAGATTTGAATGAGGTCTACTACGGGTTGTCCTTACAGGTGCTAACGTACTTAGATGTGGCGATGGAAAATTCCTCTTACTGGTTGTCAGGTGAAGCGGAGCCAGCCGGGGTTCTTTATGTACATGTCCACAATCCAATGCTAAAGCTTGATAAGGACTTAAGCGACAGCGAAATTGAGGAAGACCGTTTAAAACAATACAAAATGAAAGGTCTTTTATCAGAAAATGCGGAGTCCATTTTATCGATGGACGAGCAGTTAGAGGAATCGAGTGGGCATTCGAAAATCATTCCTGTCTATATGAAAAAAGATGGGACACCGTCAGAATCTCAGTCACGTATTGTACCTGTTAATGATATGAAAAACCTACAGCATTTTGTACGGCGCAAGCATCAAGAGGCTGGTAATGGAATTTTAGCAGGGGATACCTCAATAAGTCCTTATAAACTAAAAACAAAAACAGCATGTGACTACTGTCAATTTACAGCTGTTTGTCAATTTGACCCATCTGACGGTAAGCAAAGCTATCGTCAGTTACAGCAAGCGAAGCCGAATGATATCGTTGAGAAAATTCGGGAGGAGATGAAGTAA
- a CDS encoding YisL family protein — MSFLTSQTHLHITTWVVAIVIFLIAGLMSKNSKGLHMALRLFYVLIIITGGALFITGMDYGEGMLYGFKFIGGILVIGMMEMVLVRKEKNKPTGMFWILFAVFLLITMFLGFKLPMGQTFFA; from the coding sequence ATGAGTTTTTTAACTAGCCAAACGCATTTGCATATTACTACTTGGGTAGTTGCTATCGTAATCTTTTTGATTGCAGGATTAATGAGCAAGAATTCAAAAGGCTTACATATGGCATTACGTTTATTCTACGTTTTAATAATCATCACTGGTGGAGCACTCTTTATTACTGGCATGGATTATGGTGAAGGTATGCTATACGGCTTTAAATTCATAGGCGGTATTTTAGTCATTGGTATGATGGAAATGGTATTAGTACGTAAAGAGAAAAATAAACCAACAGGCATGTTTTGGATTTTATTTGCAGTATTCTTACTGATTACAATGTTCCTAGGTTTCAAACTGCCAATGGGGCAAACTTTCTTTGCATAA
- a CDS encoding prolyl oligopeptidase family serine peptidase, protein MIVEKETWGNIPLLHIHTENMNEETPVVIFIHGFMSAKEHNLHYAYQLVDKGVRVLLPDAKLHGDRSEGLTEMQLSLQFWDIVLNSIHEVEQLYNELKNKQLLVNDKIGIAGTSMGGIVTSGCLKLYDWIKTAAVCMGAPGFIKLGEYQLQQFTNNGVNWPMSEEQVQQTNELLAKYDISLTPEKFAGRPVLFWHGELDKTVPFKDTYKFYLTLCQYYETNPEDLKFLANKKAGHAVSRDGMLAATEWLAQHLA, encoded by the coding sequence ATGATTGTTGAGAAAGAAACGTGGGGAAATATTCCTTTATTACATATACATACTGAAAATATGAATGAAGAAACCCCGGTAGTAATTTTCATACATGGCTTTATGAGTGCAAAAGAACATAACTTACATTATGCATATCAATTAGTAGATAAAGGGGTGCGTGTCCTATTACCAGATGCAAAATTACATGGTGACCGTAGTGAAGGTCTAACTGAGATGCAATTGAGCTTACAGTTTTGGGATATTGTTTTAAATTCTATTCATGAAGTTGAACAATTATATAATGAATTAAAGAATAAACAATTATTAGTGAATGATAAAATTGGCATCGCTGGTACATCGATGGGTGGAATAGTGACGTCAGGCTGCTTAAAGCTTTATGATTGGATTAAAACAGCTGCAGTATGTATGGGTGCGCCAGGTTTTATTAAATTAGGTGAATATCAATTACAACAGTTCACTAATAACGGTGTTAATTGGCCAATGTCCGAAGAACAGGTACAGCAAACAAATGAACTGCTAGCTAAATATGATATTAGTCTAACACCAGAAAAATTTGCAGGACGACCTGTACTATTTTGGCATGGGGAATTAGATAAAACTGTACCTTTCAAAGATACGTATAAGTTTTATTTAACTTTATGCCAATACTATGAAACAAATCCGGAAGACTTAAAATTTTTGGCAAATAAAAAAGCAGGCCACGCAGTATCACGAGACGGTATGTTAGCAGCAACTGAATGGCTTGCACAGCATTTGGCATAA
- a CDS encoding DegV family protein: protein MKIFTDSGCDLSKSYFEENNIELLPLRVLLNNKEYDDVISIDSIEIYDAIRQGDRPKTSQVSPELFLKHFENLAKNEEEGIYIAISSELSGTYNTAVMVRNQVQEQYPSLKLAIIDSKCASLGFGQVVEEAVRLRNTGASLKEIEAKITALASQMEHIFTVEDLDYLAKGGRVSKASAFLGGLLSIKPILNVEDGKLVPLEKSRGRKKALTRMLDLMQERGGNFSEKVVGISHSDDIDFANDVKASIQERFSPKAIQVTMIGSAIGSHVGPGTIAIFFTNKSYQA from the coding sequence ATGAAGATTTTTACTGATAGTGGATGTGATTTATCGAAATCTTACTTCGAAGAAAACAATATTGAACTTCTTCCACTAAGAGTGCTATTGAACAATAAAGAATATGATGATGTCATTTCGATTGATTCCATAGAAATTTACGATGCTATTCGTCAAGGTGATCGCCCAAAAACATCCCAAGTGTCACCAGAGCTTTTTCTCAAGCATTTTGAAAATCTAGCAAAAAATGAAGAGGAAGGCATCTATATTGCCATTTCATCTGAATTATCAGGCACCTATAATACTGCAGTCATGGTTCGCAATCAAGTACAAGAGCAATATCCATCATTAAAATTAGCGATCATCGATTCTAAATGTGCTTCATTAGGTTTTGGCCAAGTAGTCGAGGAAGCAGTCCGACTTCGAAATACAGGTGCTTCATTGAAGGAAATTGAAGCAAAAATCACTGCCCTTGCCTCACAAATGGAACACATATTCACAGTTGAGGATTTAGATTACCTCGCTAAAGGTGGACGTGTATCAAAGGCAAGCGCATTTCTTGGAGGGCTTCTAAGCATTAAACCTATTTTAAATGTAGAGGACGGTAAGCTTGTGCCCCTCGAAAAATCACGCGGACGCAAAAAAGCCCTCACTCGCATGTTAGATTTAATGCAGGAACGTGGCGGGAACTTCTCTGAAAAAGTAGTTGGCATTAGCCATAGTGATGATATAGACTTTGCCAACGATGTAAAGGCTTCTATCCAAGAAAGATTTTCTCCAAAAGCCATCCAAGTAACAATGATTGGTTCAGCGATCGGCTCCCATGTTGGACCAGGTACAATTGCCATCTTCTTTACGAATAAAAGCTATCAAGCTTAA
- a CDS encoding fumarylacetoacetate hydrolase family protein: MKILSFKLGGHVSFGPKVKKEEAVWDVLAIQNELQVLPSFSSSIVDGIALGFDFVEQIRKLVEAAEKSDRAESFKREFTVIEWLSPIPRTPKNIMCIGKNYDEHAKEMGAEAAPADLMVFTKSPTAIAADGQTISIHADLSSKMDYEGELAIVIGKRGKNIPKNLAFDYVFGYTIANDITARDLQEKHKQFFLGKSLEGTCPLGPYLVTKDEIPNPQDLTVVTKVNDEVRQNGSTKDMMFSVESLVSILSQHVTLEPGDVILTGTPAGVGKGMNPPQFLKAGDTVKVSIQGIGTLVNHFE; this comes from the coding sequence ATGAAAATTTTATCGTTTAAATTAGGTGGACATGTAAGCTTTGGACCAAAAGTAAAAAAAGAAGAAGCGGTATGGGATGTACTCGCTATTCAAAATGAACTTCAAGTTCTCCCTTCTTTTTCAAGTTCAATTGTAGATGGCATTGCATTAGGCTTTGATTTTGTTGAACAGATTCGTAAATTAGTAGAAGCCGCTGAAAAATCAGATCGTGCTGAAAGCTTCAAACGTGAATTTACAGTTATCGAGTGGTTATCACCAATTCCACGTACACCAAAAAATATTATGTGTATTGGGAAAAACTATGATGAGCATGCAAAAGAAATGGGTGCAGAAGCAGCCCCAGCAGATTTAATGGTATTTACAAAATCCCCGACTGCTATTGCTGCTGATGGACAAACTATTTCTATCCATGCAGATCTTTCATCCAAAATGGATTATGAAGGCGAATTAGCCATTGTCATTGGTAAACGTGGTAAAAATATTCCGAAAAACCTAGCATTCGATTATGTATTTGGCTACACAATTGCCAATGATATAACAGCTCGTGATTTACAAGAAAAACATAAGCAATTCTTCTTAGGCAAAAGCTTAGAAGGAACTTGTCCACTTGGGCCATACCTTGTGACAAAGGATGAAATTCCTAATCCACAAGATTTAACAGTGGTCACAAAAGTGAATGATGAAGTACGTCAAAACGGCTCCACAAAAGATATGATGTTCTCTGTGGAATCATTAGTATCGATTTTATCTCAGCACGTAACATTAGAGCCAGGTGATGTTATTTTAACTGGTACTCCAGCAGGTGTTGGAAAAGGCATGAATCCTCCACAATTTTTAAAAGCGGGAGATACTGTGAAAGTATCCATTCAAGGCATCGGTACATTAGTGAATCATTTTGAATAA